In Anopheles bellator chromosome 2, idAnoBellAS_SP24_06.2, whole genome shotgun sequence, the genomic stretch ctcttgaaATCTTGTTAAATACAATTATCACACGATAACTATCTCGCCTATCTCAAACCTATGttggggtaagaggtgggtctcatcatcatcatatcgACGTAAAACAGTCGGtctattttatttcaaaatggtcaaacacggctcagaatcatcaacacgttcttgtttttggtcaaCAGTGAGCAAACACGGCAGCCACTTTGTAAAGAGTTGTCTCATAATCAAACACAGTTTCGTGGactttttaaatgttttctggtgttacAGCAGCATCATTTGGGAGTCCACTGcattcagcatcatcggtgtctcTGCGTAGTCCTtacaacacttttcaagccattgcttcgcttgaacggtatttttctCATCAAGAAGCAGCGTAACATTCAAACACGAAATGGTGTTTGATACATTGTTTtagaaataacaaaagtagcgTCACTCTTAGCACAATAATTCGCAAACTTATGAGtagaatatcatgaaattttaacagaTTTCTTTCGAAGGTTGGATTTCGAAGCAATTGCTTCATTTCAGTTAGTAGTGCAATAAGGTTAGCGCTATTTATGGGTTAGGACCCGGACGTGGGCTGATAAATGTGTTAGTACAGTAAATCACTTTTAATGCTATTCATTTCGGATATGCGGACACTATTTTTTTGGCTTAATTGCTGTTTTGGACAGTCAGTTCATGTTGGAAGATTCTTGTCTCATATTCGGTTCATGGACCTTAACGGACTGGGccatatttatttaattgacTTACTAGTTAACTTAATCTAATTTAACAAGCTTAACTTAAGAAACATGTGGCGTTTCCCCCTCTACACGATAGCCTTATCCCGGGACTAGCTCGACTGTAAGAAGTTGTTGGTGCATCGGTTGAATcggttcaaatttgtattgcCAATAGATGCTGTTACGTTTCTATTGATGGATGATGCTGTTCAGCCAAAACGGACCTCATTTCGGAtgttcttttagtttgttgcGACGAGCCACATAAATGAGAATTGTTTGAATACAATGGCGTTGGTTTAGCTAATGAGGTTCCAAGTACCAGCGATCTTGGGCTACATTATTTGTGATTTCGGTTCGGAGACTCAACGTGATTTTCGGCTTACAACGAATGTGAACTGGCCGATCATGAAACAAATCCAACCTTGGCTTGTTGGCCTGGCTGACACACTGCACTGCCTACAGTGCCTGCAAAAAGACACCCCACGTCCCGACCCCGATGAGCACTATTCGCGCAACCCTTTGTCGTGggcaaatggcgaaaaaaggcgaaatgcgaaaaatggcaaaccgaagctattttttaattaaaatccgtgttcccaaaccgaaccgcccggtgcggtgcagtgCCGAGCGGGCGGAACGGGGGAAATATTCTGCATCCACATGCGCGCATCTCCGACGGATgcaccacagcagcagctggcttCTCTCGGGGACGCACCATAAACAGGACGCGCGAATGCGCGAATGTAAATATTGTGCCCCGTTTGTCGTTGTCGCTGTTGCCGTTGGCCTCCTctcccgggaaccggaagctggaCCTCCGCCGCGAGGAATTccgcaactgcaactgcatcaGGCGCGCAACACACGGCCCGGGTCGaattttacaaatatttatgTCCCTCCCCGGTCCTTTGATGTTTGGTGTCCAAACAAAATCGGTTAATCCGCCACAAACGATAacccgtttctctctctctctctctctctctctctctcgctttaGAGCCCAGTAACTACGTGTGTTCGACGTGCAAAACGAAGTACCATTCGGCGTGGCGGTTGGTCCAGCACGTCCAGCACGCGCACGGCGTGAAGATCTACGTGGAGTCGCTGGCCAGCACCGGCAACCaggacggtggtggcggggcgACCCCAACCGAGGAGTGCGACGCACCGgaatcggccgccgccgccgccgccgccgccgccgccgccgaggaagAAGCGATGGAGACGGAAGCCCCAATCCCGGTGACGTCACCGAAGCCCGTGGAACCTCCGCGAAGTTCGAGCCGGAGCGTGGCGGAAgaggacgaaacggaaaccccgGGGCCGAGGAGAACCTGGAGGGAGCCCGCGGAGAGGGGAGGGCGACTGGCCAATGGGACGTCGGCGGAAGGTGGTCACCACCCACAGAAGAAGGCCGTCAACGGTGGCAACGGCGGTTCCGAAGCGGACGACGAGCGGGAGGAGATCGAGGTGCgggcgaagcggaagaagctGTCCCAAAGTTCCAACGGCTGCGAGGAGGTGGCCGCCCTCTCCCTCACCAGCCCCCCGCTCGCTTCCGCTCCGTCCCCGTTCTGTTccgcgatgacgacgacggcggcgacggtgtccttgtcgtcggcggccaccgccgccgttccgCCGTCTCCGTCCCGCCAGCAGTCACCGGCCGCACCACCCCCCACCAGTcttcctccaccaccaccgtccagCGGGCTGCGGGGCCATCATCCGCTGCTCGCGCCACTTCCGCCGGACCTTCACCCGAACCCGTTCGGGTTGCTCCGGATGCCGCCACATCACCCACACCACCCGCACTCGCACCCGCACAGCCCGCTGTTCGGGCGGACGACCCACCACGACCACTTCCGCATGGAGCACCTGATGTCGGAGCAGTTCCGGAACCACGGCCTCAAcctggccgcggccgccgtcgtggcCGCGAACCGACTGAAATCGCACAACCCGGCCCCCTTcaacccggccaccggtgccaccgcctCCGAGCGTCCACCCTCGTCCGCGTCCTCTAGCGGGGCCCTCGAAACGCCGGTCGCCGCACCCCAAGCACTGCTCGGAGTCGGAGAGCCCCACATGGATTACTACTCGCAGCGTCTTCGTCAGCTCGCCGGAACCACCAGCCCAGGGACAGGATCTGGACCGGCCCTCACCAGCAGCTCCGCATCCCCGAGCCCGCGCAAAACCACGCAACAGTCGGGGACGGCGGCGCTATCACCGTCGCCTCGCTTCGCTAGCCCTTCGCCCTCGCAGCTACCGCCAACGCCACTGACCGGAAGCAACTCGCAGCGCCCCCAGAGCCTGACACCGCCGGAGAAGAGCGCCGTCGAGCTGCTTGGCCTTGACGCTGGCAGCTCACTCACCAACACGCCCCGTTCGGCGTCGACACCCCCGAACAAGCAGAGCACCCACGGTCACGGTCAAGGTGGACTCTCCACGGGCGGCACTGCCGATAGCGCCCTCTACGGGTGTGATTTCTGTGGCAAAAAGTTCCGCTTCCAGAGCAACCTCCTGGTCCACCGGCGGACCCACACGGCAGCGGCACCCACAGAGCTGCCGTTCCGATGCACCGGCTGTGAGTTTTCGTGTAGCCAGCCGGCCAAACTCCGGCAGCATATGCGGCTGGCGCACGGACAGGCAGGACCCTCAACAGCGGCCACTTCGGAGCCGGATACAGCCAGCAACGTCGGCTCGTCGATCGAAAGTGACGTAGGCGATCCGGACTCGGATAACGACGCGCTGATGGAGGCGGACGAGTTGGAGGGCGACGAGCTGGAATCGGCGGCCCACGAgcggcgtcggcgacggcaCCTGCGGAACGCGGCGGCCCGAGCCgcccgcgacgacgacgacgaggagctggacgatgacgatgaggaggaggacgatgaggaggatgtggacgaggacgacgatgatgatgatgaggcggAGGACCTGAGCATGAGCAGCACCCACAGCCACTCGAAGAaggatggcggtggtgggagCGGGGCACTCCAGCAGATGTCCAGCTCGCTCGTTGGGGAGCTGATGGACAAGTTCGGGTTGTCCAACATCGCCCAGTACTCGGAGGCGTACAAACAGGCGCTACAGGAATCGGGCAACGCGCTCAAGTTGCAGCTGACGAGTAAGGATcgggacaacaacaacagcgcgaTGGCGATCCCCGGGCTAGCGGAGAAGCTGAACGGGTTGCCGGCTGCGCTCCGGATCAAGGAGGAGCTGGCCAAGAGtatgctgcagcagcaccaacagcagcagcaccacaacgCGCAGCTCCCGCAAGTTCCGCTGTTCCACCCGTTCGAGAATCCGTTCGAGGCGTCGAAGCGCCTGAAGCTTGAGGGAGCGGCCGCCGACAGCTGGTGGGGTATCCCGGGCTTGCACCGGGGCGAGTCACTGTTCGAGAACCTGAAACCGGGCCGTGGTGATCGGGGTTCTGGAGGGCatggcggtggcgccggtggccTGCTGCAGCCGATGCTGAAGAAGGAGAGCAAACTGCGGAACGACACGTGCGAGTTCTGTGGCAAGGTGTTTAAGAACTGCTCCAACCTGACGGTGCACCGGCGAAGCCACACGGGCGAGAAGCCGTACAAGTGTGAGCTCTGTTCGTACGCCTGCGCCCAGAGCTCGAAGCTGACGCGCCACATGAAAACGCACGGCCGGCTCGGCAAGGACGTGTACCGCTGTCGGTTCTGCGAGATGCCGTTCAGCGTACCGTCCACGCTCGAGAAGCACATGCGCAAGTGTGTCGTCAACCAGGGCAAGCTCCAGCAAGCGCAGCAGCGTGAACTCCAGCaactccagcagcaacagcatcaccaccaacagcaactgGCCGCCCAGCAACAGCTAGCCGCCCAGCagatggcggcggctgcggcagcggcagcagccgcccaGCAACGGGCCGAACATCACCGTGATCACCACCGTGAGCAATCGGCGGCCCTTCTGGCAGCGGCCGCATCCCCTTCGCACGGTGCCCCACCACAGTTGCCGCCGGGATTGCTGTTGCCACCACTGCCAGCCGctgtagccgccgccgccagtgggGCGGctgcgacggcgacggcaccgGACGACGGCACCAGCTCAGCCAACACGTCGGCCAgttcctcatcatcatccgcaggCTCGGCAGCCTCGGCAGCCCTGATAAAGGAGGAGGCGGCCACGGCATGACTTTACTCCCCGTGGAGTGGTTACGAACTGCCTCCGAATCGGATGATGTCCCGCATTTACTagccgcccgccgccgccgccgcacacTACAGACCGCCGGACACGTGAAAGGTGATCGTCGAGTTGAGTTGACAACGTCCTTCTTAGTCTCGTTTGAATCGTGCttattttccttcctcttAGCGGCATTAATACCAAAGCATTGTTGTAAATTTCTCTGACCActcttttttcgttcccgtGGCAACCGTTTGTGGCCACCCCGATTTCCCGATTTTTCCCtgacaaacacagacacacgagAGGGGTGGGCTGTACATACATAGAGGATGGTGTACCTAGAGCAGAGAGAGCCAGATCGATGCGTGGTGGGAACGCAGAAAGGCATTTATATCTTGGAGTCAGAGGCGCAGAGGCACTAGagattaaattatttgtttgtttgtttgtttgttttttttcggtttcaggCGGGGTCCTGACCCTTCGCCCGACTTATGTACAGAGAGAGCGGGAGCCTAGGCTAAGAAAGATCGATATATATATATGAAAACTCCTTATAACAGAGCGTAAAAGAAATaagacaaataaacaaaagaaaacacacacgcccCGTGGGTCCCaaggtgagagagagagagagagcgtgtaGAGTAGTTCTAAGTAGCGTTAATTCGAGCGATTCGTTGTCAGGGAAGGATAGGCAAATTGGAGCCACCAAACACGCGCACGCCAGGGACGAGACGTATTGTACCAGACGTATTGGCCAGTTTCGTTTTTACTACGCGTAAGAGTATTCCATTCAACACTACTAGGTTAGTCACCACAACCCGTACCCCCGGATCGGGTATAGAGGGCTTAaaatttttgttaaaatcTGAGTTCGCGGTTACTGTTGAGAGGTGGTCCTTAGACGGTCGGCCCTTTAGACTAATTTACCTTCCACCTATTTTACGACATTGTTTCGCTAACCTTTTCTTCGTTCAAGAAGCCGCCTGTGCTGTTACTGTTTCCTTGGCGACCACCCCAGGGGGCGGAGtcccttttttgggtgggCCCTGTAAATAACTGTGTATGATATTAGGCCCATAAGTAGTAGCGTCATCCGTGCCGCGCGTGTCCCCCATGAATTCCTTGTTTAGACTTTTCGTTTTCCCGTTCGGACTCGCGCGGGTTCAGATCTGTAGAGCGCCACGCTCCGGTTGGGGCGCTCACTTGTTTCCTTCTACTTACGTTAAGACTGACCAAAAGAATGATAAATCCGAACCGTTGTGGGGCCTTCCGTTTTTAGTGGTGATTTGTAAGTTCCCGAAGTAGTGGAACCGCGAGTCCTATTTATTTgaacccccaccccccccccccgaaacAGTTGCCGGCAATCCCCTGCAATCGGCCGATTGCGGTGGATGCAGTGCAACTGTTTCCCCGTGCAACCTGTGTAATGAtcgcaaaacaacaataaagaCAGTTTTTTAATCGTTTAACCCACAATTTGGTTGCTTTCGTTCCATTCACCTTTCTGTGTTCACGGTCCCCGTGTGGGGTTTGCACACATTCCCGGACGTGATAGAAGGACGTGTGAGTAGTGAGCGTGTAGTGTACAGGGCAAGAAGagcaaccaaccaaaaaaggTGGATATGACCggcgtcgccgccgctgccggtcgACGCGGCgcaaatgaagaagaaaatatttgcgcaaaacaacacacaaaaacggatTCCTATTAAACTTTATGAATTTATATAAATGTACAAATCGCGGTGAGAGGCGTAGATGCAAATCGAGGCAAAAGTCAAAAAGGTCGGTCGGGTGACACACTGCATGTAAGGACTCAAGGAGGCCACCCGGGACTCGAGGGGCATTTTTTACCTAACGTAACGGGAGAGGGAAGTAGAAACGTAGCGCGCGCAGAGTGGACAgtatcgagagagagagcacaaaTCGAATAAGTAGCAAATAAAACAGTCAAGCGAAAGTGCTGTCGACACGCAATTAAATGAAGCAGAAACGGAATCCACAAATCCCGCGACAACCGCCGCCCCACAGGTGTTGACTTTTAAAGTGTTCTCTTTTCGTTCTGAAACATTTAACcaaaagaaactgaaacaaGCCACCATCCGAGGGGGGGAGGGCATCAGAAACGGACACTGGCCCGTGTAATGGTAGTAGCAGTTGGACAGTAATAAAATCACTTATATTGTATAACGAACCGAGCGGACCGAGGGCGAGCGAAAGGCGCGCGCGTACTTACACttacagcaaaacaaaacacgtaaataaaaactatcaatgtttacaaaaattaaaaacaaactctcGCTCTTTTATTGGCGCGCCCAGAATCCTTTTCCAAGGGTCGCGGGTCGCAGGTAAGTCCTTTAGATGAGGTCCGAACCACACCACACCTGGCGGGAAGGCGCGTCGTGCGGATTGCATACCGCTAGGCGTTTTACCTAGCCCCGCAGCGTTTTAGATCGCTTTCGAACGAATGCGGAGGGCCAAATACGATCTAAGCAAGCCGGTGGCGCCGAAATGTTGAAACAATGAAATCCCTGGTGGCCCGGTGCCATTAATTATGTGAGCGAATGACAAATACCCGCGCAGCCCATCATCGCGCGTGTCGTCATTTGTCACTCATGTTCACGCATTAGCATAAGCGCGTCTCGCGGCCCCACTGAAAGTGCTGATTACcgccggcatcatcatcatctcgacCGTCGCCTCCTTTGCCAGCGCCAGAGTTCGGAAAATCATCGGATTTAATTACTCACTGTCCTCCGCGTCTCGCCTGGTCTGGGTCCGGGGGTTCTTCCGCCTTGCGGGAGAGGCGTTAAATCGATCGGCCAGCGACCGCGGtgaaccgccgccggcgtcCTCGCCCCGGATCGCTTCGGGCGGAGTTTCGGACAAAGAAAACACCGCCGGAGACGGTCCGGTTCCAATCGGAATTTCCACTTTTGGGCTGGCGCACGGCGGGGAAAGGGCGCAACCCTTTCCCAATCGTCCTGACGATGAccagcacacacgcgcacgcgagggcattaataatttattacaccCCACTTACTGGGCAGAGAGAGCAACACCGgcgagaaggagaaagaaaacagtgcCATGTATTTGCCAAACACTAACACATGCATGGACAcgggtgcgcgtgtgtgtttgccTAACGCATGTCGATGTGTGTGCCGTGCATGTTCCAAGGATCGTTAAGCAGACCCACACATGCATACGTAGTGGCAGGACGGGACacgtgtgcgagagagagagagagtgagtccTGCAGGGGAAGCTGCATGTGTGCGATGTAGTGGGGATATCCTTACTCACCCTTCGTGTGGCCTACACATACTAGCGAGG encodes the following:
- the LOC131207093 gene encoding B-cell lymphoma/leukemia 11B, yielding MLSTSEDAGFYSHNRDHSDTGESADGGPQDILTCGSCQKTFALADIVRFIQHKVLQCHKENYGQCYAQASGAEDRDSDDGRRLMLHHTTATATATATTVGVMGQRIAMRRASLPTVSTRKPASTTTNATTTTTTAVTFDPRVHTPPPTSPAELLRDGASSTPKQPTPPTTTEPENASTHCPSRGASPLGCSLNDDDTTTTTTIAASDQKPSVVVRPAIEIKQELMELDPTTAATNGGLEDALLRPKCRTPSNSHHHPEGDSEPPSGTPNPTAATGNSEPSNYVCSTCKTKYHSAWRLVQHVQHAHGVKIYVESLASTGNQDGGGGATPTEECDAPESAAAAAAAAAAAEEEAMETEAPIPVTSPKPVEPPRSSSRSVAEEDETETPGPRRTWREPAERGGRLANGTSAEGGHHPQKKAVNGGNGGSEADDEREEIEVRAKRKKLSQSSNGCEESPAAPPPTSLPPPPPSSGLRGHHPLLAPLPPDLHPNPFGLLRMPPHHPHHPHSHPHSPLFGRTTHHDHFRMEHLMSEQFRNHGLNLAAAAVVAANRLKSHNPAPFNPATGATASERPPSSASSSGALETPVAAPQALLGVGEPHMDYYSQRLRQLAGTTSPGTGSGPALTSSSASPSPRKTTQQSGTAALSPSPRFASPSPSQLPPTPLTGSNSQRPQSLTPPEKSAVELLGLDAGSSLTNTPRSASTPPNKQSTHGHGQGGLSTGGTADSALYGCDFCGKKFRFQSNLLVHRRTHTAAAPTELPFRCTGCEFSCSQPAKLRQHMRLAHGQAGPSTAATSEPDTASNVGSSIESDVGDPDSDNDALMEADELEGDELESAAHERRRRRHLRNAAARAARDDDDEELDDDDEEEDDEEDVDEDDDDDDEAEDLSMSSTHSHSKKDGGGGSGALQQMSSSLVGELMDKFGLSNIAQYSEAYKQALQESGNALKLQLTSKDRDNNNSAMAIPGLAEKLNGLPAALRIKEELAKSMLQQHQQQQHHNAQLPQVPLFHPFENPFEASKRLKLEGAAADSWWGIPGLHRGESLFENLKPGRGDRGSGGHGGGAGGLLQPMLKKESKLRNDTCEFCGKVFKNCSNLTVHRRSHTGEKPYKCELCSYACAQSSKLTRHMKTHGRLGKDVYRCRFCEMPFSVPSTLEKHMRKCVVNQGKLQQAQQRELQQLQQQQHHHQQQLAAQQQLAAQQMAAAAAAAAAAQQRAEHHRDHHREQSAALLAAAASPSHGAPPQLPPGLLLPPLPAAVAAAASGAAATATAPDDGTSSANTSASSSSSSAGSAASAALIKEEAATA